The segment CTGTGGCTCTTATCGGGAGAAGATCCAGGAACTGTGGGAAAGGTTGCAGATTCCACAGGAAGAGCGAGATGCAGTTTTTGAACACATGACCCTGACAAAGAAAAGGAATATGGAAGCTGTTAGTTACCTTTTGACTTTCTGCTTTTGTGAACTAACAGatttcacactttttttttctttttccttaaTTCAATTATacaataatgcattaattaaggCTTCTAAATTGCTAACCATTGTATTGAACACAGACGATTTAGTTTTTATGTCTTCTAATGTCAGTTACAAGCTGAGGTCAAGCGTCTTGAAGAATTGAAGATTAAAAATATGCAGAATGTGACTGAGGCCATTCGGAAGGAGATTGCGGTGTTCTGGGATAAGTGCTTTTATAGTGCTGACCAACGGCAAGCTTTTGTGCCGTATTATGATGGTAAGTTGTAGTTTTCTAAATTATACTGTTTACAATTCAAAATCTGCCTGTCTTTTCTAAAAATATTAAGGTTAAAAGGTTGCCTTTTCTCTCAGATGATTTTAGTGAGGAACTCCTGAGCTTACATGATGCAGAAAATGTGCGACTAAAACAGTATTACGAGGATCATAAAGAACTCTTTGAAGGTGTTCACAAATGGGAGGAGAGCTGGAGGCTTTTCTTAGAGCTTGAAGTAAGTTTAAACTGGCTGAAAATCTTTGTcagatttttttgcattaactaACACTGCACGTTTTGTGGTAGGAAAAGGCCAAAGATCCATCCAGATTCACCAACAGAGGAGGAAACCTTCTAAAGGAGGAGAAACAACGGGCTGATCTGGTCAAAGGTCTCCCCAAGGTAATTTTgatccaaacccgtaagactttcgtttatctttggaacacaaatgaagatctttttgatgaaatctcagagctttctgtccatCCATAGACAGGCTACACCAGGGGTGTCAAAGCGTTTTAATTGCATAGACCACACGTAtcaaactcagttcctggagggccacagtcTTGCAGAGATTAGTTCCAACCCTGCTCCAAACACACATACCTGTGGTTTTCAAATAGGTCTAAAAGACTTGATTAGCTGAATCATGTGCGTTTAATTAGTGTTGAAGCTAACCTCTGCAGGGCTGTGGTTCTCTAGGAACTGAGTTTGACACCTGTGGTCTATGCAGTTAAAACTTGGACGCTTcacaaagttcataaagagatcggaaaactaatccatgtgaattgagcggtttagtccaaattttctgaagagattcGAGCGCTTTATTATATGATGACAataatttaagcttttattcaacatataaacattgatcagcaaacataaacaaaagctgcttcacATGCAAGAACAAACCACTTGCTCAAATGTGCTACacaacacacgagaatgaacctcactggttatGCGTTTGAacttccggaagaggtttgttcttgcgtggcactgtttatgtttgctgatcaatgtttatatgcgaGTAAAtgtatggagggacagaaagctctcagatgtcatcaaaaaatctttgtgttctgaagatgaacgaaagtcttatatgtttggtttcagtttccacaaatatatttttcattgataattgtaagaaatatttcttgagcatcatatcagcatatcagaatgatttctaaagtcACATGTGACTTGCTTAAAAAAATCAGCTTTTCCATCAAAGgaagaaaattacattttaaaatattttaaaataaaaaaataatatttcatatatattactgttttcactgtattttgatcaaataaatcaaGCGTTGGTGAGAATAGTAGactttcaaaatcattaaaaaatcttGCCATCCCCAAATGTTTGAACAGTACTAGtgtacattttacattataagCTTATTAGTTCCTCTAAATAAGATTCTCTTTTATTTAGCTTGAGAAGAAACTGAAGGCTGAGATTGAACAGTGGGAACAAGAACAGAACAGAGAGTTCCTGGTGAATGGTCAGAAGTTCATGCAGTTTGTTACTGATCAATGGGAGTCATACCGGCAGGAGAAGGAGCGGGAAAAGCAGGAGCGGGTATATACTTGACATTACTGGGCATAAGAATATACATGTACTCTAGAGAGAATTAGTagtagattttttatttttttttgcagcaacTAAAGAAAAGCAAGCAGACAGAGGAGGACATGGTCTATGGCACTGTGGTCCGGACACCGACTAAACGAAGATTTCTGGGCAACACAACACCTTGCAAAGCTCGAAAGGCAAGTACAATGAGAATTTATTTCCTGACGAAAACGGCATATTCACAACCCACTTCTTGTAATGTGCAATTTCTGAATGAAAAAAAGTATTGCAATAAAAAACATGTACTGAAAAATAGGTGTTCATGCTGACTTAAAGTAATATCGTCATTACACACCGTGGTGcactatacattttaaatgaatgcatGGCATTTGCAGTATTAACTCTTTGACTTGTCCTCAGCTAAACGCTACCTCCAGTACTGGCACTTCTAACAGCACTATCCGATCTGTCTTTGGTGGTACCGTCTGTCATTCTCCTATATCGCGCCCTCCGATTTCTGCAAGCAAGGTCAGTGCATGGCtataacaaaaatattgttCTCAAGCTTTTGATTAACTAATTTGCACAATCATTTACTGATTAACTGAGGTAATGTCTTTCATTTCCTCTTCCCTTATATGCCTTCTTTCAAAGCAGGGTAATGCGGTGAAGACTCCAGGCCGCGGCAAACCTCCTCACCAAGGTTTGCTAGAACGCAATAAGGAAAATATCTGTCATCTAACTGGTGGCGTGGCTGGGATGATGAAGGTACCAGCTAGTCCACAGCGTAACTTCAGCATTAATTCTGTTGCAAGCACCTATTCAGAATTTCAGGTAAACTCCTAATCTTCATCAGTAACTCACAGTCTGGTCAAAGAGAGCAAGAGCttgaacttaaagggttagttcacccaaaaatcaaaattctgtcatttattacttactctcatgtcgtttcacacccgtaagaccttcgttaatctttggaacacaaatgaaaatattttagttgcaatccgatggctccgtaaggcctccatagggagcaatgtcacttcctctgtcaagatccataaaggtactaaaaacatatttaaatcagttcatgtgcgtacagtggctcaatattaatattataaagtgacgagaatatttttggtgcggcaaaaaaacaaaataacgacttatttagtgatggccgatttcaaaacactgcttcagaaagcatcggagcacagatgaatcagtgtgtcgaatctgctgttcggagcgccaaagtcacgtgatttcagcagcttGGCGGTTTGACCCGTGAtctgattcatgattcgatacactgattcatttatgctccgatgctttctgaagcagtgttttgaaatcggccatcactaaataagtcgttattttggttttttgccgcaccaaaaatattctcgtcgctttataatattaatattgaaccactgtactcacatgaactgatttaaatatgtttttagtacctttatggatcttgacagaggaagtgacattgctccctatggaggcctcatggagccatcggattgcaactaaaatatcttaatttgtcttccaaagattaacaaaggtcttacgggtgtgaaacgacatgagggtaagtaataaataacagaattttcatttttgggtgaactaaccctttaaatgttttataaggATAAGAGTTCTATAAATGGCTGTATAAATATTGGTGTTACTGACATAATGTtatactaataaaaaaaaaaaacttgtttctAAAGGAAGTTGTCAAGGCTGAATCCATATAATCAAGGTTTGTTTGTGTTGTATTTCCAAACAGCCTAACAACTGCATGGTTAAAACCCACCGCTTAAACAACCTTTGATTTGGCTAACAAGGGTTgaactgtatttt is part of the Chanodichthys erythropterus isolate Z2021 chromosome 11, ASM2448905v1, whole genome shotgun sequence genome and harbors:
- the prc1b gene encoding protein regulator of cytokinesis 1b isoform X1, producing MRKSEVIAAESVACLNKALCHLKDIWEEIGIPEDQRLERTNVVKNHIKGLLDMMIAEEESLRKRLMTSIEKCHKELSKLCMELQLPPFQEERSSSSTMLQQEKDLRTHVEVMLKEKNQRMQALKALTEQEQDLCDLLCSQPFSISANSVPSLEQLENFRQHISCLTAEKERRHNEFVTLKKKIILCMDDLDQLPETSFEKDVVCEDEESFCLSTENIDSLKVLLHQLESRKAECQRVCGSYREKIQELWERLQIPQEERDAVFEHMTLTKKRNMEALQAEVKRLEELKIKNMQNVTEAIRKEIAVFWDKCFYSADQRQAFVPYYDDDFSEELLSLHDAENVRLKQYYEDHKELFEGVHKWEESWRLFLELEEKAKDPSRFTNRGGNLLKEEKQRADLVKGLPKLEKKLKAEIEQWEQEQNREFLVNGQKFMQFVTDQWESYRQEKEREKQERQLKKSKQTEEDMVYGTVVRTPTKRRFLGNTTPCKARKLNATSSTGTSNSTIRSVFGGTVCHSPISRPPISASKQGNAVKTPGRGKPPHQGLLERNKENICHLTGGVAGMMKVPASPQRNFSINSVASTYSEFQRDLSKSSKSKHVPDILNSTIIQL
- the prc1b gene encoding protein regulator of cytokinesis 1b isoform X2, which translates into the protein MRKSEVIAAESVACLNKALCHLKDIWEEIGIPEDQRLERTNVVKNHIKGLLDMMIAEEESLRKRLMTSIEKCHKELSKLCMELQLPPFQEERSSSSTMLQQEKDLRTHVEVMLKEKNQRMQALKALTEQEQDLCDLLCSQPFSISANSVPSLEQLENFRQHISCLTAEKERRHNEFVTLKKKIILCMDDLDQLPETSFEKDVVCEDEESFCLSTENIDSLKVLLHQLESRKAECQRVCGSYREKIQELWERLQIPQEERDAVFEHMTLTKKRNMEALQAEVKRLEELKIKNMQNVTEAIRKEIAVFWDKCFYSADQRQAFVPYYDDDFSEELLSLHDAENVRLKQYYEDHKELFEGVHKWEESWRLFLELEEKAKDPSRFTNRGGNLLKEEKQRADLVKGLPKLEKKLKAEIEQWEQEQNREFLVNGQKFMQFVTDQWESYRQEKEREKQERQLKKSKQTEEDMVYGTVVRTPTKRRFLGNTTPCKARKLNATSSTGTSNSTIRSVFGGTVCHSPISRPPISASKGNAVKTPGRGKPPHQGLLERNKENICHLTGGVAGMMKVPASPQRNFSINSVASTYSEFQRDLSKSSKSKHVPDILNSTIIQL
- the prc1b gene encoding protein regulator of cytokinesis 1b isoform X3, translated to MRKSEVIAAESVACLNKALCHLKDIWEEIGIPEDQRLERTNVVKNHIKGLLDMMIAEEESLRKRLMTSIEKCHKELSKLCMELQLPPFQEERSSSSTMLQQEKDLRTHVEVMLKEKNQRMQALKALTEQEQDLCDLLCSQPFSISANSVPSLEQLENFRQHISCLTAEKERRHNEFVTLKKKIILCMDDLDQLPETSFEKDVVCEDEESFCLSTENIDSLKVLLHQLESRKAECQRVCGSYREKIQELWERLQIPQEERDAVFEHMTLTKKRNMEALQAEVKRLEELKIKNMQNVTEAIRKEIAVFWDKCFYSADQRQAFVPYYDDDFSEELLSLHDAENVRLKQYYEDHKELFEGVHKWEESWRLFLELEEKAKDPSRFTNRGGNLLKEEKQRADLVKGLPKLEKKLKAEIEQWEQEQNREFLVNGQKFMQFVTDQWESYRQEKEREKQERQLKKSKQTEEDMVYGTVVRTPTKRRFLGNTTPCKARKLNATSSTGTSNSTIRSVFGGTVCHSPISRPPISASKQGNAVKTPGRGKPPHQGLLERNKENICHLTGGVAGMMKVPASPQRNFSINSVASTYSEFQEVVKAESI